One Aster yellows witches'-broom phytoplasma AYWB DNA segment encodes these proteins:
- a CDS encoding ATPase, translated as MENLQNQLQEQKTLLEAKNQELLTNQALSEQEKQTLQKEINQLTTNFQQKEKEYQTIIAQKDQEITELNQIINQQAEEINRLSDELEQQIDKWVQQGLHIQALEGTIKALENASGKYIEENAELRHEIETLKEKLKTEKTRHEATKKTLKDNMNKLTDKTAEYNQTKEIIDKQKTWKGSIQPFTTKIKDDVNKKIDKVTSWFRKWF; from the coding sequence ATGGAAAACCTCCAAAATCAACTCCAAGAACAAAAAACCTTACTAGAAGCTAAAAATCAAGAATTATTAACCAATCAAGCCTTATCCGAACAAGAAAAGCAAACTCTCCAAAAGGAAATCAATCAATTAACTACTAATTTTCAACAAAAAGAAAAGGAATATCAAACTATCATCGCCCAAAAAGATCAAGAAATAACCGAACTAAACCAAATCATTAACCAACAAGCTGAAGAAATAAACCGTTTAAGCGACGAATTAGAACAACAAATCGATAAATGGGTACAACAAGGCCTACATATTCAAGCCCTTGAAGGAACAATCAAAGCTTTAGAAAACGCTTCAGGTAAATATATCGAAGAAAACGCTGAACTCCGTCACGAAATCGAAACTCTCAAAGAAAAATTAAAAACCGAAAAAACCCGACACGAAGCAACTAAAAAAACTTTGAAAGATAATATGAATAAATTAACCGACAAAACAGCAGAATACAACCAAACCAAAGAAATCATAGACAAACAAAAAACCTGGAAAGGTTCAATCCAACCTTTTACTACAAAAATTAAAGACGACGTAAACAAAAAAATCGATAAAGTAACTTCTTGGTTTCGTAAATGGTTTTAA
- a CDS encoding ATP-binding protein, producing the protein MKLKTKIYLSFLGFLLLGLIILLIMGLFQTNQTPNKTGKVTNHPQLDSTKQKALEQKIINQQAKLQKLQQQDHQLKTQIDENVKTLNDIITKIKTLQTELTNNPQLNPTIKAQKQQQLTELKNQQQTQQTLVNNLIEQRKALNQNEKEKQEELAKLAQEKAQLQTQENLQQQITQLNQALCYVEANQKKIEELKTQKEYRTNQTELKNLNSFNLFLTGQKLYFTKQKNNLTTQLNLLKANKPLANIKHKVTFKEVCGMENEKEELEDLLTYFQTNQSLINFDKVRPKGYLLYGPPGTGKTFLIKALCGEANVHFINLIPAKLDQKYIGEGKATLEKIWQEAEENDKTIIFIDEIDGLPNRSDKNTSSVSANIVNTLLDKLDGFQRSDKKIVLMGAANNLDKIDSALRSRFSKEIYVGNLKDSEIEGYLKHNIIPYQISYHTFLALKDIAQLCQGKNLSNRDLTTIIEEAYKKTAKWQTKNPETHAVMLPSDLEEALKLKLKINPDYQQTKQRREACENQYYQWRQGFNQYLAKPKDTIKIECRYTFDGLNGINYYRQQHSQTKTDLENTTKKLTQIHQANKIPQLEKELTTLNQTPEKYEQTIKDKTQEIINIKNKLQRLKTREEKLRKELKLVENRLNTQPEPSNLAIFIKNRHPFDRWNKDGDTYNHTTLDGFDSASFDAKADSQLYSYINFEKKQHKGPGGNYLILKYKGPKHFLQEDKDYYLGDAFVHNENFKLTDFHLHFNPIRKTLSIFKDKHHVKPQNNN; encoded by the coding sequence ATGAAATTAAAAACCAAAATTTATCTCAGTTTTTTAGGATTTCTTCTGTTGGGGTTAATTATTTTATTAATTATGGGACTTTTTCAAACTAATCAAACACCCAACAAAACTGGAAAAGTAACTAATCATCCCCAACTGGATTCAACTAAACAAAAAGCGCTCGAACAAAAAATCATTAACCAACAAGCCAAATTACAAAAACTCCAACAACAAGATCACCAATTAAAAACTCAAATTGATGAAAACGTCAAAACTTTAAATGACATTATTACCAAAATTAAAACTCTTCAAACTGAATTAACTAATAATCCTCAATTAAATCCGACAATAAAAGCCCAAAAACAACAACAATTAACGGAACTGAAAAATCAACAACAAACTCAACAAACCTTAGTCAATAATTTAATCGAACAAAGAAAAGCTTTAAACCAAAATGAAAAAGAAAAACAAGAAGAATTAGCAAAATTAGCTCAAGAAAAAGCTCAATTACAAACTCAAGAAAATCTTCAACAACAAATCACCCAATTAAACCAAGCCTTGTGTTATGTGGAAGCTAATCAAAAAAAAATCGAAGAATTAAAAACTCAAAAAGAATATCGTACAAATCAAACTGAATTAAAAAATTTAAATTCTTTCAATCTTTTCTTAACAGGTCAAAAACTTTATTTTACCAAACAAAAAAATAATTTAACCACTCAATTAAATCTCTTAAAAGCTAATAAACCTTTAGCAAATATTAAGCATAAAGTTACTTTTAAAGAGGTCTGTGGAATGGAAAATGAAAAAGAAGAATTAGAAGATTTATTAACTTATTTTCAAACTAATCAATCTTTGATTAACTTTGATAAAGTGCGTCCGAAAGGCTACCTTTTATATGGACCACCAGGAACAGGTAAAACTTTTTTAATCAAAGCTTTATGTGGCGAGGCTAATGTTCACTTTATTAACTTAATTCCTGCAAAATTAGACCAAAAATACATTGGTGAAGGCAAAGCTACCTTAGAAAAAATCTGGCAAGAAGCCGAAGAAAATGATAAAACAATTATCTTTATTGACGAAATCGATGGTTTACCTAACCGTAGTGATAAAAATACTTCCTCAGTCAGCGCCAATATTGTAAACACTTTATTAGATAAACTTGATGGATTTCAACGTTCTGATAAAAAGATTGTCTTAATGGGCGCCGCTAACAACCTTGATAAAATTGATAGTGCTTTAAGAAGTCGTTTTAGTAAAGAAATCTATGTGGGTAATTTAAAAGATAGCGAAATTGAAGGTTATTTAAAACATAACATTATCCCTTATCAAATTAGTTATCATACTTTTTTAGCTTTAAAAGATATCGCCCAACTATGTCAAGGCAAAAACCTCTCTAACCGTGATTTAACCACCATCATCGAAGAAGCCTACAAAAAAACCGCCAAATGGCAAACAAAAAACCCAGAAACTCACGCCGTTATGTTACCTTCCGATTTAGAAGAAGCCTTAAAACTAAAATTAAAAATTAACCCTGATTATCAACAAACCAAACAACGCCGCGAAGCTTGTGAAAATCAATATTATCAATGGCGTCAAGGGTTCAATCAATATTTAGCTAAACCTAAAGACACCATTAAAATAGAATGTCGTTACACTTTTGATGGCTTAAACGGAATTAATTATTACCGTCAACAACATTCTCAAACTAAAACTGATTTAGAAAATACAACAAAAAAATTAACCCAAATCCACCAAGCCAACAAAATCCCTCAATTAGAAAAGGAATTAACTACCTTAAACCAAACTCCTGAAAAATACGAACAAACAATCAAAGACAAAACCCAAGAAATCATTAATATTAAAAATAAACTGCAAAGATTAAAAACTAGAGAAGAAAAACTAAGAAAAGAATTAAAACTGGTCGAAAATCGTCTAAATACCCAACCCGAACCTTCCAACCTAGCTATCTTCATCAAAAACCGCCATCCTTTCGACCGATGGAATAAAGATGGCGATACTTATAATCATACTACTTTAGACGGTTTCGACAGTGCATCTTTTGACGCAAAAGCCGACAGCCAATTATATTCTTACATTAACTTCGAAAAAAAACAACACAAAGGCCCAGGTGGTAACTACTTAATCCTAAAATACAAAGGCCCTAAACATTTCTTACAAGAAGACAAAGACTATTACCTTGGTGATGCTTTCGTTCACAATGAAAACTTCAAATTAACCGATTTTCACCTCCACTTCAACCCTATCCGTAAAACTTTATCAATCTTCAAAGATAAACATCATGTAAAACCTCAAAATAATAATTAA
- a CDS encoding HU family DNA-binding protein, translating to MTKKELIKNIAEANKTSISKTEEFYHSFEHTLIESITSNEEVILSSKIGKFILKTRKAYTGRNPQTGKKLKIPAKTIVTFKLSKTIKDKVKDLILK from the coding sequence ATGACTAAAAAAGAATTAATTAAAAATATAGCCGAGGCCAATAAAACCTCAATTTCAAAAACAGAAGAATTTTACCATTCATTCGAACATACCCTAATAGAATCCATTACTTCCAACGAAGAAGTAATTTTATCCTCTAAAATAGGTAAATTCATCTTAAAAACAAGAAAAGCTTATACTGGTAGAAACCCCCAAACAGGAAAAAAACTAAAAATTCCTGCAAAAACCATAGTAACTTTTAAATTATCTAAAACCATTAAAGATAAAGTGAAAGATTTAATCTTGAAATAA
- a CDS encoding single-stranded DNA-binding protein → MLNNVQLIGRITHDLDKQYLKVNNEQIPKIDFQLAVNQTKDKVQYIPCVVFRTQAENFHKYLHKGSKIYLEGTLSIQKYTNNEGQKKTNNKVIVNNVIFLDNKPQTDNLPF, encoded by the coding sequence ATGTTAAACAACGTTCAATTAATCGGTCGTATCACTCATGATCTTGACAAACAATATCTTAAGGTTAACAACGAACAAATTCCTAAAATAGATTTTCAATTAGCGGTTAACCAAACCAAAGACAAAGTTCAATATATTCCTTGTGTAGTTTTTAGAACCCAAGCGGAAAATTTTCATAAATACTTACATAAAGGGTCTAAAATTTATCTAGAAGGGACATTATCTATCCAAAAATACACCAACAACGAAGGTCAAAAGAAAACAAATAATAAAGTAATCGTTAATAATGTCATCTTTTTAGATAATAAACCTCAAACTGATAATTTACCATTTTAA
- a CDS encoding sigma-70 family RNA polymerase sigma factor, which produces MLREKLFKDFLKSKKNLEIRNQLINLHEPLVKKLVSKFKYYPRVLQKQDLYQEGVLGLIKALNNYVDLGYDFIAYATPTIKSEIRELIRKSHSPSIPQKTHKTNSTSFQEEKHSLEKGNRNPNTHQIWLKQVNHELLLKKLKTKLSKKEFNIIRLSFGIPLGNINEDYQPSYSNQEIAQKLNLTLRQVETLKNIAINKLKK; this is translated from the coding sequence ATGTTAAGAGAAAAATTATTTAAAGATTTTTTAAAAAGTAAAAAGAATTTAGAAATACGTAATCAACTAATAAATTTACATGAACCATTAGTAAAAAAACTAGTTTCTAAATTTAAATATTATCCACGTGTCCTTCAAAAACAAGATTTATACCAAGAAGGAGTTTTAGGATTGATCAAAGCTTTAAATAATTATGTAGATTTAGGTTATGACTTTATCGCTTATGCGACACCAACTATCAAATCAGAAATCAGAGAATTAATAAGAAAAAGTCATTCGCCTTCCATTCCTCAAAAAACTCATAAAACTAATAGCACTTCTTTTCAAGAAGAAAAACATTCATTGGAGAAAGGAAATAGAAATCCTAACACTCATCAAATATGGTTAAAACAAGTAAATCATGAACTCTTATTAAAGAAACTAAAAACTAAATTAAGCAAAAAGGAATTTAATATCATTAGATTAAGTTTTGGCATTCCCTTAGGAAATATCAACGAAGATTATCAACCGAGTTATTCCAATCAAGAAATAGCCCAAAAACTTAATTTAACTTTAAGGCAAGTAGAAACTCTTAAAAATATAGCAATCAATAAATTGAAAAAATAA
- a CDS encoding SVM family protein (Sequence-variable mosaic (SVM) proteins are highly divergent, but recognized by the shared signal peptide region that defines them.): protein MLKLKNQFKIISIYLFVFIGLLFINMNQVIAMNNNNVGTSEHVYNSLEEYRNYQNLLVSQQTKAQEVINALEHQVSETEKKLLFDQLELIHQQIIITQQRHLDIQQQITINLILNNEITELENLHSSLMQEMTTIINNMPLYVSEEQINLLRNTQIRINQNQNNINTILEQIRNQSPMPRINLSRNRSSQRR from the coding sequence ATGTTAAAACTAAAAAATCAATTTAAAATAATTAGTATTTATTTATTTGTATTTATAGGTTTATTATTTATTAATATGAATCAAGTTATTGCGATGAATAATAATAACGTTGGAACAAGCGAGCATGTTTATAATTCTTTAGAAGAATATAGAAATTATCAAAATTTATTAGTTTCTCAACAAACAAAAGCACAAGAAGTTATTAATGCTTTGGAACATCAAGTATCAGAAACAGAAAAAAAACTTTTATTTGATCAACTAGAATTAATACATCAACAAATTATTATAACTCAACAAAGACACTTAGATATTCAACAACAAATAACTATAAATTTAATTTTAAATAATGAAATAACAGAATTAGAAAATCTACATTCCTCATTAATGCAAGAAATGACAACAATTATCAATAACATGCCTCTTTATGTTTCAGAAGAACAAATTAATCTTTTAAGAAATACACAAATTAGAATAAATCAAAATCAAAACAATATAAATACAATATTAGAACAAATAAGAAATCAATCACCTATGCCTCGAATTAATTTATCTCGTAATCGTTCTTCTCAAAGACGTTAA
- a CDS encoding SVM family protein (Sequence-variable mosaic (SVM) proteins are highly divergent, but recognized by the shared signal peptide region that defines them.): MLKLKNQLNLIYLYLITFIGLSFILNNNQVMAMENNNLLDSRASEEHLCLINNKIWSLSVKKQELFMLSASNGDQKTKSILNKRYFRYINMIKNLEQQRNTIINRGYYNNPILYHLINDFNQQLTKLNINY; the protein is encoded by the coding sequence ATGTTAAAATTAAAAAACCAATTGAACCTAATTTATCTTTATTTAATAACTTTTATAGGATTATCATTTATTTTGAACAATAATCAAGTAATGGCAATGGAAAACAATAATTTATTAGATTCAAGAGCATCAGAGGAACATTTATGTCTAATAAACAATAAGATTTGGAGTTTGTCCGTAAAAAAACAAGAATTATTTATGTTATCTGCATCTAACGGAGATCAAAAAACTAAATCTATATTAAATAAAAGATATTTTCGTTATATAAATATGATTAAAAATCTAGAACAACAAAGAAATACAATTATCAATAGAGGTTATTATAATAACCCAATTTTATACCATTTAATAAACGATTTTAATCAACAATTAACAAAATTAAATATAAATTATTAA
- the rpsD gene encoding 30S ribosomal protein S4 codes for MSRYTGSLWKVSRRLNYSVSETGKELHKRAYGPGQHGQKKVKLSDYGFQLQEKQKLRFTYGVSEKQFRKTFDNASKLKGIHGEMFLVLLESRLDNVVYRLGFAKTRAQARQLVNHGHILVDGKKVDIASYRLKPGQTVTLREKSKNLNIVQEALNSKFVRADYVSLDKELVGKYVRYPQRNEFLPDINEQLIVEYYNR; via the coding sequence ATGTCACGTTATACAGGTTCGCTTTGGAAAGTTTCAAGACGCCTTAATTATTCGGTTTCAGAAACTGGAAAAGAATTGCACAAAAGAGCTTATGGTCCAGGACAACACGGTCAAAAAAAAGTTAAATTAAGTGATTATGGTTTTCAATTGCAAGAAAAACAAAAATTACGTTTCACTTACGGCGTATCAGAAAAGCAATTTCGCAAAACTTTTGATAATGCAAGTAAACTAAAAGGGATTCATGGTGAAATGTTTTTAGTACTATTAGAATCTCGTCTTGATAACGTAGTTTATCGTTTAGGATTTGCCAAAACAAGAGCTCAAGCAAGACAATTAGTTAATCACGGCCATATTTTAGTAGATGGAAAAAAAGTAGATATTGCTTCTTATCGTTTAAAACCAGGGCAAACAGTTACTTTAAGAGAAAAATCTAAAAATCTAAATATTGTACAAGAAGCTTTAAATAGTAAGTTTGTTCGCGCAGATTATGTTTCTTTAGATAAAGAATTAGTGGGTAAATATGTAAGATACCCTCAAAGAAACGAATTTTTACCAGATATTAACGAACAGTTAATAGTTGAATATTATAATAGATAA
- the mgtA gene encoding magnesium-translocating P-type ATPase translates to MKKVNLKRQETIDFLKTMSQKSQEKTLQTLNSSLKGLDQKQVMLHQSLYGKNILSQETKTSFTKQLLQIAITPFNIVLLILTLISLFNDVLTPSQENRSYSTVITTILMFLGSVIVQFSQESKHLKITSQLKTLVQNTTAVKRNNFKMEIALEEVVRGDIVILSAGDVIPADIKLLETKDFFVKTTTFTGESEPVEKMACSFLQSETILDDPKLVLAGSTVISGYATGIVLVTGKDTYLGNISQEITKKKSLSHLDQSINTIAKLLMICICLMAPLVFLFNFYKPQNTFLQSFLFALTIAFGLTPKMLPLIVATSFSKGIVALSKRKVIVKNLNAISSFGAMNILFTDKTGTLTEDQIFLENFLDLNGNEDIRVLRHAYLNSFFQTGLKSLIDKAIITKTNNAKTLHPSLQGITAQFTKIDEIPFDFKRRKMSVVIQDASQKQQMITKGAIEEILSICDHVELEGKVVPLSDQSKQIVLQQTITYNQKGYRVVGVAQKLISNPKQQPCFTPGQIEEKSMVLIGLLTFLDPIKESSTQTISSLQQKGIIVKILTGDNDILTKAIAQKLNIQTTYCLQGSVVDNLSDDALYEASQKTNLFTKLSPEQKARIVSVFKQKGNIVAFMGDGINDASAMKQANLGICVDSGAEITKEIADIILLEKQLTVLEQGVLEGRKTYTNALKYIKFTLSSNFANSLSILLASLCLNFQPMIVLQVLFLDLIYDLICFAIPFDNVDDFYLQKPCKWDFASIKSFMLWFGFCSFLLDFAFLIGMKFLLKNLSQNDRLFQTSWFIFSMWSQTLTIFLLRTDKIIAKNNQKNLPSFLIMVCCCLGLIITTFLPLIPIVSQALHLDQSIFEKTTIFPFLLFLVVIYSLVMIWAKKIFIQKHKQLL, encoded by the coding sequence ATGAAAAAAGTAAATTTGAAACGCCAAGAAACAATTGATTTTTTAAAAACTATGAGTCAAAAATCCCAAGAAAAAACTTTACAAACCCTTAATTCTTCTTTGAAAGGATTAGATCAAAAACAAGTAATGTTGCATCAAAGTTTGTATGGTAAAAATATTTTATCCCAAGAAACTAAAACCAGTTTTACTAAACAATTGCTCCAAATTGCAATTACTCCTTTTAATATTGTTTTATTAATTTTAACTCTTATTTCTTTGTTTAATGATGTTCTTACTCCCAGTCAAGAAAATAGAAGTTATTCTACCGTTATAACAACTATTTTAATGTTTTTGGGTTCTGTAATTGTCCAATTTAGTCAAGAAAGCAAACATTTAAAAATTACTTCTCAATTAAAAACTTTGGTACAAAACACAACTGCAGTCAAACGCAATAATTTTAAAATGGAAATTGCTTTAGAAGAAGTAGTAAGAGGAGATATTGTTATTCTTTCGGCAGGAGATGTTATTCCAGCTGATATTAAATTATTAGAAACCAAAGATTTTTTTGTAAAAACAACAACTTTTACTGGTGAATCAGAACCGGTAGAAAAAATGGCATGTTCTTTTTTACAAAGTGAAACAATTTTAGATGATCCTAAATTAGTTTTGGCAGGTTCAACTGTTATTTCTGGTTATGCTACAGGTATTGTTTTAGTCACCGGCAAAGACACTTATTTAGGCAATATCAGCCAGGAAATTACTAAAAAAAAATCCCTTTCACACTTAGATCAAAGCATTAATACCATTGCTAAATTGCTTATGATATGTATTTGTTTAATGGCACCTTTAGTATTTTTATTCAATTTTTACAAACCTCAAAATACTTTTTTACAATCATTCCTTTTTGCTCTTACCATTGCTTTTGGACTTACTCCCAAAATGCTTCCCTTAATTGTTGCTACTTCTTTTTCTAAAGGAATTGTTGCTTTATCTAAGCGCAAAGTAATTGTTAAAAACCTAAATGCTATTTCTAGTTTTGGAGCAATGAATATTTTATTTACTGACAAAACAGGAACCCTTACTGAAGACCAAATCTTTTTGGAAAATTTCTTAGACCTTAACGGCAACGAAGATATACGCGTTTTGCGTCATGCCTATCTGAATAGTTTTTTTCAAACAGGGCTTAAAAGTTTAATTGATAAAGCCATCATTACCAAAACAAATAATGCCAAAACTCTACATCCTTCTTTACAAGGAATTACTGCACAATTTACCAAAATTGATGAAATTCCTTTTGATTTTAAAAGAAGAAAAATGAGTGTAGTAATACAAGATGCCTCACAAAAACAACAAATGATTACTAAAGGAGCAATTGAAGAAATACTTTCTATTTGTGATCATGTAGAACTTGAAGGCAAAGTTGTTCCTTTGAGTGACCAAAGCAAACAAATAGTCCTTCAACAAACCATAACTTACAATCAAAAAGGTTATCGCGTAGTTGGAGTAGCCCAAAAACTTATCTCAAATCCCAAGCAACAACCTTGTTTTACTCCTGGACAAATTGAAGAAAAATCAATGGTTCTAATCGGATTGCTTACTTTTTTAGATCCCATTAAAGAAAGTTCAACCCAAACAATTTCTTCTTTGCAACAAAAAGGTATTATCGTTAAAATCCTTACAGGAGACAACGATATTCTTACTAAAGCTATTGCCCAAAAATTAAATATTCAAACAACTTATTGTCTTCAAGGGAGTGTTGTTGATAATTTAAGCGATGATGCTCTTTACGAAGCTTCTCAAAAAACCAATCTCTTTACTAAATTATCCCCCGAACAAAAAGCAAGAATTGTATCTGTTTTCAAACAAAAAGGCAATATCGTTGCTTTTATGGGAGACGGCATTAATGATGCTTCTGCCATGAAGCAAGCTAATTTAGGTATTTGTGTCGATAGTGGTGCTGAAATTACTAAAGAAATTGCAGATATTATTTTATTAGAAAAACAACTTACCGTTTTAGAACAAGGAGTTTTAGAAGGAAGAAAAACCTATACTAACGCCCTTAAATACATTAAATTTACTCTATCGTCTAATTTTGCCAATTCTCTCAGTATTTTACTTGCTAGTTTATGCCTTAATTTTCAACCTATGATAGTTTTACAAGTTTTATTTTTAGACCTTATATATGATTTGATTTGTTTTGCTATTCCTTTTGATAATGTTGATGATTTTTATTTACAAAAACCATGTAAATGGGATTTTGCAAGCATTAAAAGTTTTATGTTATGGTTTGGTTTTTGTTCTTTCTTGTTGGATTTTGCTTTTTTAATTGGAATGAAATTTCTTTTAAAAAACTTATCCCAAAACGATCGATTATTCCAAACTAGTTGGTTTATTTTTTCAATGTGGTCACAAACATTAACCATTTTCTTACTGAGAACTGACAAAATTATTGCTAAAAACAATCAAAAAAACCTTCCCTCTTTCCTTATTATGGTATGTTGTTGTCTAGGTTTGATAATTACTACTTTCCTTCCTTTAATACCTATTGTAAGTCAAGCGCTTCATTTAGATCAATCAATTTTTGAAAAAACTACAATTTTCCCCTTTTTGTTATTTTTAGTAGTTATTTATTCATTAGTTATGATATGGGCTAAAAAAATATTTATTCAAAAACACAAACAATTATTATAA
- a CDS encoding diadenylate cyclase translates to MFGTSPLWTVFLFLCIFIFFHFFLRKYQVLNIVFLFLLLFSFVYGLKSYHDTFVEPIFKRYLSLDISKNIYDCLLNFILTSIIIIKAPYLRVVFNNWSKHWNIKRKNFFMGGDNTQKEIIKATLELASRKIGALITIEKNNTLEQYAQKAILIDGNVSKELLLNIFAPNTPLHDGAVIIRGDKILCASAYFTLSSSADYLDKKTGSRHRAALGISETTDSMTIVVSEETGNISIALEGMMFQTNEQEKLQEYLAIFMN, encoded by the coding sequence ATGTTTGGTACTTCCCCTTTATGGACAGTTTTTTTGTTTTTGTGCATCTTTATTTTTTTTCATTTTTTCTTACGCAAATATCAAGTTTTAAATATTGTATTTTTATTTTTGCTGTTATTTTCCTTTGTTTATGGTTTGAAAAGCTACCACGATACTTTTGTTGAACCTATTTTTAAAAGATATCTTAGTTTAGACATTTCTAAAAACATTTATGATTGTTTATTAAATTTTATTCTAACTAGTATTATCATCATCAAAGCTCCTTATTTAAGAGTTGTTTTTAATAATTGGTCTAAACATTGGAATATCAAACGAAAAAACTTTTTTATGGGTGGAGATAATACTCAAAAAGAAATTATTAAAGCTACTTTAGAACTTGCTTCGCGCAAAATAGGAGCCTTAATTACGATTGAAAAAAATAATACTTTGGAACAATACGCTCAAAAAGCTATCTTAATTGATGGCAATGTTTCTAAAGAATTGTTGTTAAACATCTTTGCTCCCAACACCCCTTTACATGATGGAGCAGTTATTATTAGAGGAGACAAAATTTTGTGTGCTAGTGCCTATTTTACCTTGTCTTCATCAGCTGATTACTTAGATAAAAAAACTGGTTCGCGCCACCGTGCAGCTTTGGGAATTAGCGAAACTACGGATAGCATGACAATTGTTGTCTCCGAGGAAACAGGAAATATTTCTATTGCTTTAGAAGGGATGATGTTTCAAACTAACGAACAAGAAAAACTTCAAGAATATTTGGCTATTTTTATGAATTAA
- a CDS encoding DegV family protein, whose amino-acid sequence MNKRKLGIVVDSTCGNTYGKNFFEDISVVPLTLIVGETSYMDGTIDNTTLLNFIENKQKVTTSQPNPELFIKAFQEQFDLGYKHVICLTLSSKLSGTHNSALLAKKMLKNPNITVIDTQNIGPGVYFFLQRINDWLTQKPDVCPQTITDKINEEKLKGFLLCTINNLKILAYNGRISKFRFLIGNLLKIHPILKFQQGVLSIEKKVRNLKNCFNYCLKKILEHKTTNNKLDIQVIYVDDDKDAKKLLAQITNLANPQIKVTLYGAISPVVAAHIGYKGFGFYLNEITD is encoded by the coding sequence ATGAATAAACGAAAATTAGGCATCGTAGTTGATTCTACTTGCGGAAATACTTATGGAAAAAACTTTTTTGAAGATATTTCAGTAGTGCCTTTAACATTAATTGTTGGAGAAACTAGCTATATGGATGGTACTATTGACAACACTACTTTACTAAATTTTATTGAAAACAAACAAAAAGTAACTACCAGCCAACCCAATCCAGAGCTTTTTATTAAAGCTTTTCAGGAACAATTCGACTTAGGATATAAACACGTTATTTGTTTAACTTTATCCAGTAAACTAAGTGGCACTCATAATAGTGCTCTTTTAGCTAAAAAAATGCTTAAAAATCCCAATATTACTGTTATTGATACTCAAAATATTGGCCCTGGAGTTTATTTTTTCTTACAAAGAATTAATGATTGGCTTACTCAAAAACCTGATGTTTGCCCCCAAACAATCACTGATAAAATTAATGAAGAAAAGCTAAAAGGTTTTTTGTTATGTACTATTAATAATTTAAAAATATTGGCTTATAATGGGCGTATCTCTAAATTTAGATTTTTAATTGGTAACCTTTTGAAAATACACCCCATTTTAAAATTTCAACAAGGAGTTTTATCAATCGAAAAAAAAGTAAGAAACTTAAAAAACTGTTTTAACTATTGTCTTAAAAAAATATTAGAACACAAAACCACAAATAATAAACTTGATATTCAAGTTATTTATGTAGATGATGACAAAGATGCCAAAAAACTTTTAGCACAAATCACAAACTTAGCAAATCCTCAAATTAAAGTTACTCTTTATGGTGCTATTTCTCCTGTAGTGGCGGCTCATATTGGCTATAAAGGATTTGGATTTTATCTTAACGAAATTACAGATTAA
- a CDS encoding dihydropteroate synthase: MIKISFSKIISISNILKIWKLSHKRQIEIFHKALIMAIINVTSDSFSYGNQHFATQKAVKHALCCLKEGADILDIGCEFTRPGATLITPLEEQKPILHVIKELSHHPKAIISVYTYHFQIAKLAIKSGAHIINDV, from the coding sequence ATGATAAAAATTTCTTTTAGTAAAATAATTTCTATTTCAAACATCCTAAAAATATGGAAACTGTCTCACAAACGCCAAATTGAAATCTTTCATAAAGCCTTAATTATGGCAATTATTAATGTTACTTCTGATTCTTTTTCATATGGCAACCAACATTTTGCCACTCAAAAAGCAGTTAAACATGCTCTTTGTTGTCTCAAAGAAGGTGCTGATATCCTTGATATTGGATGCGAATTTACTCGCCCAGGAGCAACTCTAATTACTCCTTTAGAAGAACAAAAACCCATTTTGCATGTTATTAAAGAATTATCGCACCACCCCAAAGCCATTATCTCTGTTTATACTTATCATTTTCAAATTGCTAAATTAGCCATTAAATCAGGAGCTCATATTATCAATGATGTTTAG